In Streptomyces sp. NBC_01717, one DNA window encodes the following:
- the kdpF gene encoding K(+)-transporting ATPase subunit F, producing MTVENTVGLVVAVALLAYLILALIKPEKF from the coding sequence ATGACCGTCGAAAACACCGTCGGCCTGGTCGTGGCCGTAGCACTGCTCGCCTATCTGATTCTCGCCCTGATCAAGCCGGAGAAGTTCTGA